A single genomic interval of Selenobaculum gibii harbors:
- a CDS encoding deoxyguanosinetriphosphate triphosphohydrolase — protein sequence MTIREGIEEREYLNLSPLACKSKDSKRRFKEEPCDFRTDFQRDRDRIIHSKAFRRLKHKTQVYIAPGDHYRMRMTHSLEVAQIARTIARGLNLNEDLTEAAALGHDVGHTPFGHVGEDAMKEILGHFRHNEQSLRVVEYLEQNGEGLNLTNEVKDAILNHSGRNLPSTLEGKIVRISDRIAYLCHDYDDGIRAGRLTPNMLPKDVAEIFGIRPSKMITAMVSDMILTSSGKNDIILSESVQKSMDEFRDFMFETIYHAKDLEIERKKAAYVIHTLYEYFFSHPDKLPEDFRKRENRWGLALTVADYIAGLTDLFAIKTFEDIFIPSTMFGD from the coding sequence ATGACAATCCGTGAAGGAATCGAAGAGCGAGAATATTTGAACTTGTCACCCCTAGCCTGTAAAAGTAAAGATAGTAAAAGAAGATTCAAGGAAGAGCCATGTGATTTCCGCACTGATTTTCAACGTGATAGAGATAGGATTATTCACAGTAAAGCCTTTAGACGTTTAAAACACAAAACTCAAGTTTATATTGCGCCAGGTGATCATTATCGAATGCGAATGACACATAGTCTCGAAGTAGCTCAAATTGCTAGAACGATTGCTCGGGGGTTAAATTTAAATGAAGATTTGACTGAGGCTGCTGCTTTAGGCCATGATGTTGGACATACTCCATTTGGTCATGTTGGAGAGGATGCGATGAAAGAGATATTAGGGCATTTTAGGCATAATGAACAGAGTTTACGTGTTGTTGAGTACTTAGAGCAAAATGGCGAGGGGTTAAACTTAACAAATGAAGTAAAGGATGCAATTTTAAATCATTCAGGCAGAAACCTACCCTCTACGTTAGAAGGAAAAATAGTCCGAATTTCTGATCGGATCGCGTATCTTTGCCATGATTATGATGATGGAATACGTGCGGGTCGTTTGACACCCAATATGTTGCCTAAAGATGTAGCTGAAATTTTTGGAATTAGACCGTCTAAAATGATTACGGCTATGGTGTCCGATATGATTCTTACATCAAGCGGTAAAAATGATATTATACTATCTGAAAGTGTTCAGAAAAGCATGGATGAATTTAGAGATTTTATGTTTGAGACTATATATCATGCTAAAGATTTAGAAATAGAAAGAAAAAAAGCGGCTTATGTTATTCATACTTTATATGAGTATTTTTTCTCGCATCCGGATAAGTTGCCAGAAGATTTTCGAAAGCGTGAAAATAGATGGGGATTAGCATTAACTGTTGCTGATTATATTGCTGGCTTAACAGATTTATTTGCGATTAAAACTTTTGAGGATATTTTTATTCCGTCTACTATGTTTGGCGATTAA